From a single Populus nigra chromosome 18, ddPopNigr1.1, whole genome shotgun sequence genomic region:
- the LOC133678168 gene encoding receptor-like protein 9DC3: MGFSPLSLSQFLSSILFLFHFHTTISSSNYSSSSHFCAPDQSLSLLQFKESFSISSSASGRCQHPKTESWREGTDCCSWDGVTCELETGQVTALDLACSMLYGTLHPNSTLFSLHHLQKLDLSDNHFNSSHISSRFGQFSNLTHLNLNYSVFAGQVPSEISQLSKLVSLDLSGDLNGYLSLEPISFDKLVRNLTQLRELDLSRVNMSLVVPNSLMNLSSSLSSLKLRSCGLQGEFPSSMRKFKHLQQLDLADNNLTGPIPYDFEQLTELVSLALSGNENDYLSLEPISFDKLVQNLTQLRELYLRWVDMSLVVPNSLMNLSSSLSSLTLYSCGLQGKFPSSVRKFKHLQLLDLRYSNLTGSIPDDLGQLTELVSIDLSFNDYLSVEPSSFDRIIQNLTKLRGLRLGYVNMPLVTPNSLANLSSSLSALSLWGCGLQGKFPSNIFLLPNLKSLDLTFNGGLTGYFPSSNVSNALWLLGLSHTRISVCLENDFFTNLKLLQVLSLRNSNIIRSNLTLLGHLTQLTRLDLAGNNLGGQIPSSLKNLVQLHSLYLDSNNFLGRIPDFLGNLTRLENLGLSNNQLSGPISSQINTFSLRFFDLSKNNLHGPIPSSIFKQENLEALVLASNSKLTGEISSSICKLKFLRLLDLSNNSLSGFIPQCLGNFSNSLSILNLGMNNLRGTIFSTFSKGNNLGYLNLNGNELEGRIPSSIINCTLLQVLDLGGNKIEDTFPYFLEALPELYVLVLKSNKLQGFVNSSTANNSFFKLRIFDISNNNLSGPLPIGYFNNLEAKMTYDPNIYYVMAVTWEGFEIEFTKIQSTRRVLDLSNNKFTGKIPKLIGKLKAVQQLNFSHNSLTGHIQSSIGMLTYLESLDLSSNLLTGRIPVQLADLTFLAVLNLSHNQLEGPIPTGKLFTTLDQSSFEGNFGLCGFPMPKECNSAEAPPLQPSNFHDGDDSKFFGEGFGWKDVAVGYGCGFVFGVTVGYVVFRTRKPAWFLKVVEDQWNLKARRTKKNARRNGARRN, from the coding sequence ATGGGGTTTTCACCACTGTCCCTCTCTCAATTTCTCTCTTCCATTCTGTTTCTCTTCCATTTTCACACAACAATTTCTTCATCAAATTACTCCTCTTCATCTCATTTCTGTGCTCCTGACCAAAGTCTTTCTTTGCTCCAATTCAAAGAGTCCTTTTCCATTAGTAGCTCTGCTTCAGGGCGTTGCCAGCATCCCAAGACAGAGTCGTGGAGAGAGGGTACAGACTGCTGCTCGTGGGATGGGGTCACTTGTGAACTGGAAACCGGGCAAGTCACTGCACTGGACCTTGCTTGCAGCATGCTTTATGGCACCCTCCATCCCAATAGCACCCTCTTCTCCCTCCATCATCTTCAAAAGCTCGACCTCTCTGACAATCATTTCAATAGCTCCCATATTTCTTCTCGATTTGGCCAGTTCTCCAACCTGACACATCTTAACCTAAACTACTCAGTCTTTGCAGGTCAAGTTCCGTCGGAAATCTCTCAGCTCTCCAAATTGGTTTCACTTGATCTCTCTGGAGACTTAAACGGCTATTTGAGTCTAGAACCAATTTCTTTTGACAAGCTTGTTCGAAATCTAACCCAGCTTAGAGAACTCGATCTGAGTCGGGTAAACATGTCATTGGTTGTACCCAATTCCTTGATGAATCTGTCTTCTTCTTTGTCATCACTCAAACTCCGTTCCTGTGGATTGCAAGGAGAATTCCCATCCTCAATGAGAAAGTTTAAGCACCTCCAGCAGTTGGATCTTGCAGATAACAATCTTACAGGTCCAATTCCATATGATTTTGAGCAACTCACTGAGTTGGTTTCACTTGCTCTCTCTGGAAACGAAAACGACTATCTAAGTCTAGAACCAATTTCTTTTGACAAGCTTGTTCAAAATCTAACCCAGCTTAGAGAACTCTATCTGAGGTGGGTGGATATGTCATTGGTTGTACCCAATTCCTTGATGAATCTGTCTTCTTCTTTGTCATCACTCACACTCTATTCATGtggattgcaaggaaaattccCATCCTCAGTGAGAAAATTTAAGCACCTCCAGCTGTTAGATCTTAGATACAGCAATCTTACAGGTTCAATTCCAGATGATCTCGGGCAACTCACTGAGTTGGTTTCAATTGATCTCTCTTTCAATGACTATTTGAGTGTAGAACCAAGTTCTTTTGACAGGATTATTCAAAACCTAACCAAGCTAAGAGGTCTCCGTTTGGGTTATGTAAACATGCCTTTGGTCACACCTAATTCCTTGGCGAATCTGTCCTCTTCTTTGTCAGCTCTTTCCCTTTGGGGTTGTGGATTGCAAGGGAAATTTCCAAGTAACATCTTTCTCCTGCCAAACCTCAAATCACTTGATTTGACATTCAACGGCGGCCTCACTGGCTATTTTCCTTCATCCAATGTGAGTAATGCCCTTTGGTTATTGGGTCTTTCTCATACAAGAATTTCAGTTTGTTTAGAAAATGACTTCTTCACTAATCTAAAGTTGTTGCAAGTTCTCTCTCTTAGAAACTCTAATATCATAAGGTCAAATCTAACTCTACTTGGTCATCTTACACAACTCACCCGATTAGACCTCGCAGGTAATAATTTAGGCGGTCAGATTCCATCATCACTTAAAAATCTTGTGCAGCTTCATTCTTTGTATCTTGAttccaataattttttaggtCGTATTCCAGATTTTTTAGGTAACCTAACCCGCCTTGAAAATTTAGGTTTATCCAATAATCAACTCTCAGGACCTATTTCTTCTCAAATAAATACCTTTTCATTGAGATTCTTTGATTTGAGCAAAAACAACCTGCACGGTCCAATCCCAAGTTCAATTTTCAAACAAGAGAACTTGGAAGCCCTTGTTCTTGCATCCAACAGTAAATTAACAGGTgaaatttcttcttctatttgcaAGCTTAAATTCCTTCGACTCCTTGATTTGTCCAACAACAGCTTGAGTGGGTTTATACCACAATGTTTAGGGAACTTTAGCAACTCTCTCTCAATTTTGAATCTTGGCATGAATAATCTTCGAGGCACTATCTTTTCAACATTTTCAAAAGGGAATAACTTGGGATATCTCAACCTAAATGGCAATGAATTAGAAGGGAGAATACCATCGTCTATCATCAACTGCACATTGCTGCAAGTTCTTGATCTTGGCGGCAATAAGATTGAGGACACATTTCCCTATTTTCTAGAAGCGCTTCCAGAGCTGTATGTTCTTGTCCTAAAATCCAATAAACTCCAGGGTTTTGTAAATAGTTCGACTGCTAATAATTCATTCTTCAAATTGCGGATTTTTGACATCTCCAACAATAATTTGAGTGGACCTTTGCCAATAGGGTATTTCAATAATCTCGAAGCAAAAATGACCTATGATCCTAATATATACTACGTGATGGCAGTGACATGGGAAGGGTTTGAGATTGAGTTCACGAAAATCCAAAGCACTCGTAGAGTACTTGATTTGTCAAATAACAAATTCACAGGAAAGATTCCAAAGTTGATCGGAAAGCTTAAAGCAGTCCAACAACTTAACTTCTCTCATAATTCCCTTACAGGTCATATTCAATCATCTATAGGAATGTTGACCTATCTGGAATCATTAGATCTGTCTTCGAATTTGCTTACTGGAAGGATTCCAGTACAGTTGGCAGATCTAACATTTCTTGCAGTCTTAAACCTTTCACATAACCAGCTCGAGGGGCCCATACCTACTGGAAAGCTATTCACCACTTTGGATCAAAGCTCATTTGAAGGAAACTTTGGCTTATGTGGATTTCCAATGCCAAAAGAATGCAACAGTGCCGAGGCACCTCCATTGCAGccatcaaactttcacgatggAGATGATTCAAAATTCTTTGGAGAAGGATTTGGATGGAAAGATGTGGCAGTAGGGTATGGATGTGGGTTTGTGTTTGGAGTCACAGTGGGATACGTTGTGTTTAGGACAAGAAAACCAGCATGGTTTCTGAAAGTGGTTGAAGATCAATGGAATCTGAAGGCAAGAAGAACGAAGAAGAATGCTCGTAGAAATGGTGCAAGAAGAAACTAA
- the LOC133678439 gene encoding ribosome-binding factor PSRP1, chloroplastic-like has product MASLVEGTLQTSFNNPFVSLSPTPPKTSLASSSVISTKTQIPKSSLKSCFLGKNMSFIELGRTARTPLTHGGYSVKMSWDGPLHSVKLIIQGKNLELTDTVKRHVEDKVGKAVQKHSHLVREVDVRLSVRGGELGKGPRIRRCEVTLFTNRHGVVRAEEDAETIYASIDLVSSIIQRKLRKIKEKESDHGRHMKGFNRLKVREPVPQVVEGDADEVSQQEVEDSIEEVVRTKFFDMPPLTVSEAIEQLENVDHDFYGFRNEETGEINIVYKRKAGGYGLIIPKGNDEAERLEPLVVEPARESSLAE; this is encoded by the exons ATGGCTTCTCTTGTAGAAGGTACTTTGCAGACAAGCTTTAACAACCCATTTGTCTCATTATCACCAACACCACCTAAGACTTCACTAGCTTCTTCTTCAGTCATTTCTACCAAGACCCAGATCCCAAAATCATCTCTCAAGTCCTGTTTTTTAGGCAAAAATATGAGCTTTATTGAGTTGGGAAGGACAGCAAGGACTCCTTTAACCCATGGTGGTTACTCAGTTAAGATGTCATGGGATGGTCCACTTCACTCTGTCAAATTAATCATTCAAGGCAAAAACTTGGAG TTAACTGATACAGTTAAGAGACATGTGGAAGACAAAGTAGGAAAGGCAGTTCAAAAACATAGTCATCTTGTTAGGGAAGTTGATGTAAGATTGTCTGTTAGAGGTGGAGAGTTGGGGAAAGGTCCGAGGATTAGAAGATGCGAG GTGACTTTGTTTACAAATAGGCATGGAGTGGTGAGAGCAGAGGAAGATGCTGAGACAATCTATGCAAGTATTGATCTGGTGTCGTCAATTATTCAAAGAAAGTTGAGGAAGATTAAGGAGAAGGAGTCTGATCATGGTAGACACATGAAAGGGTTTAATAGGCTGAAGGTTAGAGAACCAGTGCCACAAGTGGTGGAGGGTGATGCGGATGAAGTTTCACAGCAAGAAGTTGAGGACTCCATCGAAGAG GTTGTTCGCACAAAGTTTTTTGACATGCCACCTTTGACTGTCTCGGAAGCTATTGAGCAGCTGGAAAATGTCGATCATGATTTCTATGGTTTCAGGAATGAAGAAACTG GTGAGATAAATATTGTTTACAAAAGAAAAGCTGGTGGATATGGTCTCATCATACCTAAAGGAAATGACGAAGCTGAGAGATTAGAGCCTTTGGTGGTAGAACCAGCTAGAGAATCATCATTGGCAGAGTAA